In Oryza sativa Japonica Group chromosome 8, ASM3414082v1, the sequence CGACATCACAATCAACGCTACCGACGGCAGCATTATGGCCCACCGTGCAATCCTGGCCAGCCGTTCCCCTGTCTTCAGGAGCATGTTCTCGCACGACCTCAAGGAGAAAGAACTCTCAACAGTTGACATCTCTGACATGTCCCTTGAAGCATGCCAGGCCTTCCTCAACTACATTTATGGTGACCTACGCAGCGAAGAGTTCCTCACCCACAGGTTAGCTCTTCTCAGAGCTGCCGATAAGTATGACATCTCTGATCTTAAGGAGGCATGCCATGAGAGCCTGTTAGAGGACATCGACACGAAGAATGTGCTCGAGAGGCTTCAGATGGCGCACTTGTACCGATTGCAAAAGCTCAAGGATGGCTGCTTGAGATTTCTGGTAGATTTCAGAAAGGTGTATGAAATGCATGACGATTTCAAGGTGTTCCTCCAGACAGCAGACAGGGATATCATAGCTGAAATCTTCCAAGGTATTCTTACAACATGGAGTGGGCGATAAGCATGTTTATACGGTATATCTGGTTTGGTTCAGAAGCATTCTTTCCAGAATTGTTGCTGGTAAAGCATGTAAATATATAGTACTACATTTTACATGCCATCAAATTGGCTCTAAATTTAATGTATATATACCTTGATTGGATTTTGTACATATCATATATGTAAATCTAATTCTTGTATCCGACTCCACGTATTGTAACAATTCTGCTGATCTGGAAGAAAATATTACTTCAGATTTCCATTTTGTAATGCATATACCGATCCAACACTGGGTGGTTGCTGCTTTTCTGAACTGGTATATGCAAAACAATAGTGATCATGTGAAGCAAAGGgtcccatcgtttggcttatttcctaataagccaaaacggcttattaggaaataaaaataaatttgtagatgaaacttttataaatatgttcttggtgacttaaaagccaatgttgtAAAAGAAACTGCGTTGAAAATAACTCAAAAttaatctcaaaattaagtttgaaa encodes:
- the LOC4345923 gene encoding BTB/POZ domain-containing protein At1g55760, with amino-acid sequence MSDGARVEAAPRLAQWRVDVLPCYTYRKSEPFRIGLWNWYLSVERNNKQTCVKVFAELSNSAKNTTPAPIASFITKLLISFPPNQKTIVHPGIFDKPLKHEGFVWAIDSTVTGRFVIEIEFLDLKIADPSGGEPASIWASHQIKKSSDNTALSSLARMLQEGILTDITINATDGSIMAHRAILASRSPVFRSMFSHDLKEKELSTVDISDMSLEACQAFLNYIYGDLRSEEFLTHRLALLRAADKYDISDLKEACHESLLEDIDTKNVLERLQMAHLYRLQKLKDGCLRFLVDFRKVYEMHDDFKVFLQTADRDIIAEIFQGILTTWSGR